A DNA window from Armatimonadota bacterium contains the following coding sequences:
- a CDS encoding aconitase family protein — protein sequence MEFAGEATAHVDLSGRMSVANMAVEAGAKFCFFPPDEVTARFYGHHDPAWPAPDPDAEYERTLQVDLSALEPLVALPHRVDHVRPAREVQGVEVDQAFIGSCTNGRVEDLEEAARYLRGRRVHPRTRLLVAPASRAVYEEASRRGILADLVAAGAVVLPPGCGPCFGGHLGLLGDGERCIGTHNRDFQGRMGRPRAEIYLASPATVAASAVAGRITDPREVEVAVG from the coding sequence CTGGAGTTCGCCGGAGAGGCGACGGCCCACGTGGACCTGTCCGGCCGCATGAGCGTGGCCAACATGGCGGTGGAAGCCGGCGCCAAGTTCTGCTTCTTCCCGCCCGACGAGGTCACCGCGCGGTTCTACGGCCACCACGACCCCGCCTGGCCGGCTCCCGACCCCGACGCGGAGTACGAGCGCACCCTGCAGGTGGACCTGTCGGCCCTGGAGCCCCTGGTGGCCCTGCCCCACCGGGTGGACCACGTGCGGCCGGCTCGGGAGGTGCAAGGGGTGGAAGTGGACCAGGCCTTCATCGGCTCCTGCACCAACGGCCGCGTGGAGGACCTGGAGGAAGCCGCCCGGTACCTGCGCGGCCGCCGCGTGCACCCGCGCACCCGGCTGCTGGTAGCGCCCGCCTCCCGGGCCGTGTACGAGGAGGCGAGCCGGCGAGGCATCCTGGCAGACCTGGTGGCTGCGGGTGCAGTGGTGCTGCCGCCCGGCTGTGGCCCGTGCTTCGGCGGTCATCTGGGCCTGCTGGGCGACGGCGAGCGGTGCATCGGTACCCACAACCGCGACTTCCAGGGCCGTATGGGCAGACCGCGCGCGGAGATCTACCTGGCTTCGCCGGCCACGGTGGCCGCCAGCGCGGTGGCGGGCCGCATCACAGACCCCCGGGAGGTGGAGGTGGCCGTTGGGTGA